In Deinococcus sedimenti, a single genomic region encodes these proteins:
- the pdxR gene encoding MocR-like pyridoxine biosynthesis transcription factor PdxR, with protein MVAPTKAPLPVQTRGPLPARADELPFPLDLRRDQTEALHAQLARQIREAVLSGLLPGGTPLPGSRTLARTLGVTRGVVETAYAELLADGTAQSLVGRGTRVRDETPAPAQDVPTGVAGVPAWLPVTPPLPVDGPGTRPGLDFRVGVTGTATLDLRAWRQAWADAAREDVRGDYADPAGEHRLRAALAAFVGRQRGLGAQAEDLLVTGGTLHALNLIVRSVLPPGSRVLMENPGYRAARQVLLDAGHEVVPVPVDADGLIVNADTPAARLVYVTPSHQFPLGGRMCLPRRLALLEWAARHDALIVEDDYDGEFRYGAPALPPLAALAAQTGAGGRVLYLGTLSKVLTPSVRTGFVVAAPSLLSRLVRARTLLDFGPPVAVQAALTHLLGGGHVDRHIRRSRRWHAQVRAALTEALDGLEDVAHLGGIEAGLHVCLHLHPAIPARDVAAELAAQGVHVTTLDTYTQGEPPNALLLGHGGLSAAQAGAGGRVIAGTLRRCATRAGLAP; from the coding sequence ATGGTGGCCCCCACGAAAGCTCCACTTCCCGTTCAGACCAGGGGGCCACTGCCCGCCCGTGCGGATGAGCTACCCTTCCCGCTGGACCTGCGCCGCGACCAGACGGAGGCGCTGCACGCGCAGCTGGCCCGGCAGATTCGAGAGGCGGTCCTGTCGGGGCTGCTGCCGGGCGGCACGCCACTGCCCGGATCGCGGACGCTGGCGCGGACGCTGGGGGTCACGCGGGGCGTCGTGGAGACGGCGTACGCAGAACTCCTCGCGGACGGCACGGCGCAATCCCTGGTAGGGCGCGGCACCCGCGTGCGCGACGAGACGCCCGCACCCGCCCAAGACGTTCCGACTGGTGTGGCGGGTGTGCCGGCGTGGCTGCCGGTCACGCCACCACTGCCGGTGGATGGTCCGGGTACGCGGCCGGGGCTGGACTTCCGGGTGGGCGTGACCGGGACGGCCACCCTGGACCTGCGGGCGTGGCGGCAGGCCTGGGCGGACGCCGCCCGCGAGGACGTGCGCGGAGACTACGCCGACCCGGCGGGCGAGCACCGTCTGCGGGCGGCCCTGGCGGCGTTCGTGGGGCGGCAGCGCGGGCTGGGCGCGCAGGCGGAGGACCTTCTGGTGACGGGCGGGACGCTGCACGCCCTGAACCTGATCGTGCGCTCGGTGCTGCCGCCGGGGTCGCGGGTCCTGATGGAGAATCCGGGGTACCGCGCGGCGCGGCAGGTCCTGCTGGACGCCGGGCACGAGGTCGTTCCCGTCCCGGTGGACGCCGACGGCCTGATCGTGAACGCGGACACGCCCGCCGCGCGGCTGGTGTACGTGACGCCCAGCCACCAGTTCCCGCTGGGGGGCCGCATGTGCCTGCCCCGGCGGCTGGCGCTGCTGGAGTGGGCGGCGCGGCACGACGCACTGATCGTCGAGGACGACTACGACGGCGAGTTCCGCTACGGTGCGCCCGCGCTGCCTCCTCTGGCCGCGCTGGCGGCGCAGACGGGCGCGGGGGGGCGGGTGCTGTACCTGGGCACGCTGAGCAAGGTCCTGACGCCCTCGGTGCGGACGGGGTTCGTGGTGGCCGCACCGTCACTGCTCTCGCGGCTGGTGCGGGCGCGGACGCTGCTGGACTTCGGGCCCCCCGTAGCCGTGCAGGCGGCGCTGACACACCTGCTGGGCGGCGGGCACGTGGACCGGCACATCCGCCGCTCGCGCCGCTGGCACGCGCAGGTCCGCGCGGCCCTGACGGAGGCGCTGGACGGGCTGGAGGATGTCGCGCACCTGGGCGGCATCGAGGCGGGACTGCACGTCTGCCTGCACCTCCACCCGGCGATCCCGGCGCGGGACGTGGCCGCCGAACTGGCCGCGCAGGGCGTGCACGTGACCACCCTGGACACGTACACGCAGGGCGAGCCGCCGAACGCGCTGCTGCTGGGGCACGGGGGCCTCAGCGCGGCGCAGGCGGGGGCGGGTGGGCGGGTGATCGCGGGCACCCTGCGAAGGTGTGCAACCCGCGCGGGCCTCGCACCGTAA
- a CDS encoding VanW family protein — protein sequence MKVWAAGITAGTVALLVGGALAVAATQNTTTLAPGLRIAGTDVGGMTREQALAAVGSRAATPPQVTVTAGKNTWTLSAEKLGWHADAQTSVDAAMKITQDRGVLEKLQGMIGQAPTQDLPLTAAVDGAKARATLTSLTAGLNTAPKNASVYFDKVSKRYAVKADTPGLSADVTGAVNTYVANPDLTALTVTVKSTAAKLTAATLKTYVEQGNAIARPFTVTLGGTTRKGGLTALQVADLYWVRDSGIEPDEKTLKAAFGRLTDAIDQPALNARYVLQGGKLVKAKEKAGLVTDRAAAYAQFRKAVLDPAVKTVVFPSKADQPTLTIDRLPAADKLQLIAVGKSTYYGSSAARRTNVANAASKINGAVVPSGEVFSFLNSLGGIDASNGFVGGLIISGGRTVDGLGGGVCQVSTTVFRALYQAGLPVVERNQHSYRVGYYEPQVGFEAAVYDPGLDLKLKNDTTAPILIKANNDNAKSTLTVEVWGVKPQRTVTVSPAVITARVPHPAPRYVVNTALRPGVVRQVDWAADGFSLYITRTIKDAKGVRTDKVSTVYKAWQAVYETGPRS from the coding sequence ATGAAGGTCTGGGCCGCAGGAATCACCGCCGGAACCGTCGCGCTCCTCGTGGGGGGAGCGCTGGCGGTTGCCGCCACGCAGAACACCACCACCCTCGCTCCCGGCCTGCGCATCGCCGGAACGGACGTGGGCGGCATGACCCGCGAGCAGGCCCTGGCCGCCGTGGGCAGCCGCGCCGCCACGCCCCCGCAGGTCACTGTCACCGCCGGGAAGAACACCTGGACCCTCAGCGCCGAGAAACTCGGCTGGCACGCCGACGCGCAGACCAGCGTGGACGCCGCCATGAAGATCACTCAGGACCGCGGCGTACTGGAAAAACTTCAGGGCATGATCGGCCAGGCGCCCACCCAGGACCTTCCCCTGACTGCCGCCGTGGACGGCGCGAAGGCCCGCGCCACGCTGACCAGCCTGACCGCCGGGCTGAACACCGCCCCGAAGAACGCCAGCGTGTACTTCGACAAGGTCAGCAAACGCTACGCCGTGAAGGCCGACACTCCCGGCCTGAGCGCCGACGTGACGGGCGCCGTGAACACCTACGTCGCCAACCCGGACCTCACCGCGCTGACCGTGACGGTGAAGTCCACGGCAGCGAAACTCACGGCCGCGACCCTCAAAACTTACGTGGAGCAGGGCAACGCCATCGCCCGGCCCTTCACGGTCACGCTCGGTGGCACCACCCGCAAGGGCGGCCTGACCGCGTTGCAGGTCGCGGACCTGTACTGGGTTCGTGACAGCGGCATCGAACCCGACGAGAAGACCCTCAAGGCCGCGTTCGGCCGGCTGACCGACGCCATCGACCAGCCGGCGCTGAACGCCCGCTACGTCCTGCAGGGCGGCAAGCTGGTCAAGGCGAAGGAGAAGGCCGGACTGGTCACGGACCGTGCGGCCGCGTACGCCCAGTTCCGCAAGGCGGTCCTGGACCCCGCCGTGAAGACCGTCGTGTTCCCCAGCAAGGCCGACCAGCCCACCCTGACCATCGACAGACTCCCGGCCGCTGACAAGTTGCAGCTGATCGCCGTCGGGAAGAGCACGTACTACGGCAGCAGCGCCGCGCGCCGCACGAACGTCGCGAACGCCGCCTCCAAGATCAACGGCGCGGTCGTCCCGTCCGGCGAGGTCTTCAGCTTCCTGAACAGCCTGGGCGGCATCGACGCTTCGAACGGCTTCGTGGGCGGCCTGATCATCAGCGGGGGCCGCACTGTGGACGGCCTGGGCGGCGGCGTGTGCCAGGTCAGCACGACCGTGTTCCGCGCGCTGTACCAGGCGGGACTGCCGGTCGTGGAACGCAACCAGCACTCGTACCGCGTCGGGTACTACGAACCGCAGGTGGGGTTCGAGGCCGCCGTGTACGACCCGGGCCTGGACCTGAAACTGAAGAACGACACGACCGCCCCCATCCTGATCAAGGCGAACAACGACAACGCCAAGAGCACCCTGACCGTCGAGGTCTGGGGCGTCAAGCCGCAGCGGACCGTGACCGTCAGCCCCGCCGTGATCACGGCGCGCGTGCCGCACCCCGCCCCCAGATACGTGGTGAATACCGCCCTGCGTCCCGGCGTGGTCCGGCAGGTCGACTGGGCTGCCGACGGGTTCAGCCTCTACATCACCCGCACCATCAAGGACGCCAAGGGTGTGCGTACTGACAAGGTCAGCACCGTGTACAAGGCCTGGCAGGCGGTGTACGAAACCGGCCCCAGGAGTTGA
- a CDS encoding DMT family transporter, with the protein MTRRDALDMFLLSAFWGVSFLLIRLSGEVFPPVWVALLRSVFGALVLIGALRLGRHSLPPARLWKPLLLVALFNNVIPWSFFAWGEQTVSSNIAAIINATTPLFALLIGLTLRDTRLRGVTLAGVLLGLGGVALTVSGGLGGGHATLHGVIILLIASLGYAVATTIAKRTLGGLNPVGLATTQLGLSSVMLLPVALIGPAPAPLTLTAVGAVAFLGIVGSGLAYLLYYGLLARVSPTQVTAVTYALPVWGLGWAALAGEPVGALSVLGVLVVLAGLGLINLPPRAKRVPVAVSSDM; encoded by the coding sequence GTGACGCGCCGCGACGCGCTGGACATGTTCCTGCTCTCGGCGTTCTGGGGCGTGTCGTTCCTGCTGATCCGCCTGAGTGGCGAGGTGTTCCCGCCCGTGTGGGTGGCGCTGCTCCGGTCCGTGTTCGGCGCGCTGGTCCTGATCGGGGCGCTGCGGCTGGGACGCCACAGCCTGCCGCCCGCGCGGCTGTGGAAACCGCTGCTGCTGGTCGCGCTGTTCAACAACGTGATCCCGTGGTCGTTCTTCGCGTGGGGCGAGCAGACCGTCAGTTCAAACATCGCGGCGATCATCAACGCCACCACGCCGCTGTTCGCGCTGCTGATCGGCCTGACCCTGCGCGACACCCGCCTGCGCGGCGTGACGCTGGCGGGCGTGCTGTTGGGCCTGGGCGGCGTCGCCCTCACGGTGTCCGGAGGCCTGGGCGGCGGGCACGCCACACTGCACGGCGTGATCATCCTGCTGATCGCCAGCCTGGGGTACGCGGTCGCCACCACCATCGCCAAACGCACCCTGGGCGGCCTGAACCCCGTGGGTCTGGCCACCACGCAACTGGGTCTGAGCAGCGTCATGCTGCTGCCCGTCGCGTTGATCGGCCCGGCGCCCGCGCCGCTCACCCTGACCGCCGTGGGCGCGGTGGCGTTCCTGGGTATCGTCGGCAGTGGACTGGCGTACCTGCTGTACTACGGCCTGCTGGCCCGCGTCAGCCCCACCCAGGTCACCGCCGTCACGTACGCGCTGCCCGTCTGGGGCCTGGGCTGGGCCGCCCTGGCCGGAGAGCCTGTCGGGGCGCTGTCCGTGCTGGGCGTGCTCGTGGTGCTCGCGGGGCTGGGGTTGATCAACCTGCCGCCGCGCGCGAAACGCGTTCCGGTGGCGGTGAGCTCTGACATGTGA
- a CDS encoding DJ-1/PfpI family protein, with protein MTFTVGILIFDGIEVLDLGGPFEVLSVATRLAGRDGEAAPFQPVLIGASGAPAGGRGGFRVLPHATLDDHPPLDVLIVPGGVMDAPLADPRVREWVQAQAARVEVLASICTGAFLLASEGLLDGRRVTTHWEDQADLQAQFPALTVVPDVAWVDSGAVVTSGGISAGIDMTLHLVERLHSRALAERTARQMEFRPTGQGLRDRANP; from the coding sequence ATGACCTTTACCGTCGGCATCCTGATCTTCGACGGCATCGAGGTCCTCGACCTGGGCGGTCCCTTCGAGGTCCTGAGTGTCGCCACGCGACTGGCCGGGCGGGACGGCGAGGCGGCGCCCTTCCAGCCGGTCCTGATCGGCGCGTCGGGTGCCCCGGCGGGCGGGCGCGGGGGCTTCCGGGTGCTGCCGCACGCCACGCTGGACGATCACCCGCCGCTGGACGTGCTGATCGTGCCCGGCGGCGTGATGGACGCGCCCCTGGCTGACCCGCGCGTGCGTGAGTGGGTCCAGGCGCAGGCGGCGCGGGTGGAGGTGCTGGCCTCGATCTGCACCGGCGCGTTCCTGCTCGCCTCTGAGGGACTGCTGGACGGGCGGCGCGTCACCACCCACTGGGAGGATCAGGCGGACCTCCAGGCGCAGTTCCCGGCGCTGACGGTCGTGCCGGACGTCGCCTGGGTGGACTCGGGCGCGGTGGTCACGTCGGGCGGCATCAGCGCGGGCATCGACATGACCCTGCACCTCGTCGAGCGGCTCCACTCGCGCGCGCTGGCCGAACGCACCGCCCGCCAGATGGAATTCCGCCCGACAGGCCAGGGGCTGCGAGACCGGGCGAACCCGTGA
- a CDS encoding GNAT family N-acetyltransferase → MTEPRDLRPIPPTEAHLALPALRALRPDSPHTATPDALRAFLSTTQAEGYALVGAFEPGHEEAAAVAGYRVMHLLWAGRTLYVDDLSTLQGARGRGHARALLHWLEGRAHELGCSELHLDSGVGETRFTAHRLYHRAGMNVTAHHFSLPLSRGTA, encoded by the coding sequence ATGACCGAACCCCGCGACCTCCGCCCCATCCCGCCTACGGAGGCGCATCTGGCCCTCCCGGCCCTGCGCGCCCTGCGGCCCGACTCACCACATACCGCCACACCGGACGCCCTGCGCGCGTTCCTGAGCACCACCCAGGCCGAGGGTTACGCGCTGGTCGGCGCCTTCGAACCGGGCCACGAGGAGGCCGCCGCCGTTGCCGGGTACCGCGTCATGCACCTGCTCTGGGCCGGGCGCACCCTGTACGTGGACGACCTGAGCACCCTCCAAGGCGCCCGTGGACGCGGCCACGCCCGCGCGCTGCTGCACTGGCTGGAGGGCCGCGCCCACGAACTGGGCTGCTCGGAACTCCACCTCGACTCCGGAGTGGGGGAGACGCGCTTTACGGCCCACCGCCTGTACCACCGCGCCGGAATGAACGTCACCGCGCACCACTTCAGCCTGCCGCTGAGCCGGGGGACGGCATGA
- a CDS encoding glutathionylspermidine synthase family protein: MIRRTVTPRPDWEARLREVGFTWFAPTPEHPVPYWSEDGYYAFTPAQIEHLRAASQDLTTLVLEATGHAIERGRMAELGIPEFLHSSVRDSWEQDDPTVYMRLDLAYDGQGGVKLLEVNAQTPTSLLEAAVSQWQWLEDQRSRGELPAGATQWNTIHEGLTEQWAHLKAAQGLTEVAFSSARVEEDAATVTYLRELAEAAGLRTSFIFTEDLGTSPTEAYLLDTWSLPIRQLMWLWPFEFAWESRDSAFLASTGTRFIEPLWKTVTGSKGLLALLHELNPGHPNLLPATLTPGALGADVVRKPLFSREGQNVQLPGQASTPGAYADLPVVEQAYTELPTAQAADGPRYPVLGVWIAGDEVCGLGIREGRSRVTDNRATFAPHVVLPG; the protein is encoded by the coding sequence ATGATCCGGCGGACCGTCACCCCCCGCCCGGACTGGGAGGCGCGGCTGCGCGAGGTGGGCTTCACGTGGTTCGCGCCCACGCCCGAACATCCGGTGCCGTACTGGAGCGAGGACGGCTACTACGCCTTCACTCCCGCGCAGATCGAGCACCTGCGCGCGGCCAGTCAGGACCTCACGACTCTGGTGCTGGAGGCCACCGGGCACGCCATCGAGCGTGGGCGGATGGCGGAACTCGGCATCCCTGAGTTCCTGCACAGTTCGGTGCGGGACTCCTGGGAGCAGGACGACCCGACGGTGTACATGCGCCTGGACCTCGCGTATGACGGGCAGGGGGGCGTGAAGCTGCTGGAGGTGAACGCGCAGACGCCCACCAGTCTGCTGGAGGCGGCGGTCAGTCAGTGGCAGTGGCTCGAGGATCAGCGCTCACGGGGTGAACTGCCCGCCGGGGCGACGCAGTGGAACACCATCCACGAGGGTCTGACCGAGCAGTGGGCGCACCTGAAGGCCGCGCAGGGCCTGACCGAGGTGGCGTTCAGCAGCGCCCGCGTCGAGGAGGACGCCGCGACCGTCACGTACCTGCGGGAACTGGCCGAGGCGGCGGGGCTGCGCACGTCGTTCATCTTCACCGAGGACCTGGGCACCAGTCCCACGGAGGCGTACCTGCTGGACACCTGGAGTCTGCCGATCCGGCAGCTGATGTGGCTGTGGCCGTTCGAGTTCGCGTGGGAATCCCGGGATTCAGCGTTCCTGGCGAGCACCGGCACGCGCTTCATCGAGCCGCTGTGGAAGACCGTCACCGGCAGCAAGGGGCTGCTGGCCCTGCTGCACGAACTGAACCCCGGCCACCCGAACCTGCTGCCTGCGACGCTGACGCCCGGCGCGCTGGGGGCGGACGTGGTGCGCAAACCGCTGTTCTCCCGCGAGGGCCAGAACGTGCAGTTGCCCGGTCAGGCCAGCACGCCCGGCGCGTACGCGGACCTGCCCGTGGTGGAACAGGCGTACACGGAACTGCCCACCGCGCAGGCCGCAGACGGCCCGAGGTACCCGGTGCTGGGCGTGTGGATCGCCGGGGACGAGGTGTGCGGCCTGGGCATCCGCGAGGGCCGCTCGCGCGTCACGGATAACCGCGCCACCTTCGCGCCGCACGTGGTGCTGCCCGGATGA
- a CDS encoding pyridoxamine 5'-phosphate oxidase family protein translates to MSGFYDPAQRDPSVSRRPQNRRDDAWIQALLLRVPLGRVATVYRSEDGRVWPFVTPLAFAYRPETHDLVYHTNVVGRLRANTEQGEAQGHPATFEVTETGALLPSNSPLELSVQYRSAMVFGTARVLHGEDARAALTTLSERVFPGLRVGAHTRPITDADLARTGVYSLSIERWSGKENWAECAAQEDGWPALPAHLAQLRPSHPEATHE, encoded by the coding sequence GTGAGCGGCTTCTACGACCCCGCGCAGCGCGACCCGAGCGTCAGCCGCCGCCCGCAGAACCGTCGGGACGACGCCTGGATCCAGGCGCTGCTGCTGCGCGTGCCGCTGGGCCGCGTGGCGACCGTCTACCGGTCCGAGGACGGCCGCGTGTGGCCGTTCGTGACGCCCCTGGCCTTCGCGTACCGGCCCGAAACGCACGACCTCGTGTACCACACGAACGTCGTGGGCCGCCTGCGCGCGAACACCGAGCAGGGCGAGGCGCAGGGCCACCCCGCGACCTTCGAGGTGACCGAGACCGGCGCGCTGCTGCCCAGCAACTCCCCGCTGGAACTGAGCGTGCAGTACCGCAGCGCCATGGTGTTCGGCACGGCCCGCGTCCTGCACGGCGAGGACGCCCGCGCGGCCCTGACCACCCTCAGCGAACGGGTCTTTCCTGGGCTGCGCGTGGGCGCGCACACCCGGCCCATCACCGACGCCGATCTGGCCCGCACCGGCGTCTATTCCCTGAGCATCGAACGCTGGAGCGGCAAGGAGAACTGGGCGGAATGCGCCGCGCAGGAGGACGGCTGGCCCGCCCTGCCCGCGCACCTTGCTCAGCTGCGCCCCAGTCACCCGGAGGCCACCCATGAGTGA
- a CDS encoding acetylornithine/succinylornithine family transaminase has protein sequence MTSTQSKWLEAELKYDSRVVGKHEVVMTRGQGSVVWDETGRSYIDCVAGYGVANIGHCHPDVVKAIRDQAERLLVMPQSLPNDKRAEFLTELVGVTPAGLDRVFLCNSGTEAMEAAKKFAITATGRKRFVSMKRGFSGRSLGALAFTWEPKYREPFGEAVDNRNVDFVTYGNIEELRAAITDETAAVILEPVQGEGGVRPASPEFIQEARRLTQEKGALLILDEIQTGFCRTGKMFAAEHYGVIPDGMTLAKAMAGGVPIGAFVMTADVADRMPAGGHGGTFGGNPLAMAAGVAAIRAMKREGMAEQAREKGAYFMERLRAIQSPKIREVRGMGLMIGVELKEKSAPYIHALEHEEGVLTLQATPLVVRFLPPVTISREQIDTVVAAFERVLNSVNPRAERQAELAAAQKEEKQTE, from the coding sequence ATGACCTCAACCCAGAGCAAGTGGCTCGAAGCCGAACTGAAGTACGACAGCCGCGTCGTCGGCAAGCACGAGGTCGTCATGACCCGCGGGCAGGGCAGCGTCGTCTGGGACGAAACCGGCCGCTCGTACATCGACTGCGTCGCCGGGTACGGCGTGGCGAACATCGGCCACTGCCACCCGGACGTCGTGAAGGCCATCCGCGATCAGGCCGAGCGGCTGCTCGTCATGCCCCAGAGCCTCCCGAACGACAAACGCGCCGAGTTCCTGACCGAACTGGTCGGCGTGACGCCCGCCGGGCTGGACCGCGTGTTCCTGTGCAACAGCGGCACCGAAGCCATGGAGGCCGCGAAGAAGTTCGCGATCACCGCCACGGGGCGCAAGCGCTTCGTGAGCATGAAGCGTGGCTTCTCGGGCCGCAGCCTGGGCGCGCTGGCGTTCACGTGGGAACCCAAGTACCGCGAACCCTTCGGTGAGGCCGTGGACAACCGCAACGTGGATTTCGTGACGTACGGGAACATCGAGGAACTGCGCGCCGCGATCACCGACGAGACGGCCGCCGTGATCCTCGAACCCGTGCAGGGCGAGGGTGGCGTGCGCCCCGCCAGCCCCGAATTCATCCAGGAAGCCCGCCGCCTGACGCAGGAGAAGGGCGCGCTGCTGATCCTCGACGAGATCCAGACCGGCTTCTGCCGCACCGGGAAGATGTTCGCCGCCGAGCATTACGGCGTGATCCCTGACGGCATGACCCTCGCGAAGGCCATGGCGGGCGGCGTGCCCATCGGCGCGTTCGTCATGACCGCCGACGTCGCCGACCGCATGCCCGCCGGGGGGCACGGCGGCACGTTCGGCGGGAACCCCCTGGCGATGGCCGCCGGGGTCGCCGCGATCCGCGCCATGAAACGCGAGGGCATGGCCGAGCAGGCCCGCGAGAAGGGCGCGTACTTCATGGAGCGACTGCGCGCCATCCAGAGCCCGAAGATCCGCGAGGTGCGCGGCATGGGCCTGATGATCGGCGTGGAACTCAAGGAGAAGAGCGCCCCGTACATCCACGCGCTGGAACACGAGGAAGGCGTGCTGACCCTCCAGGCGACCCCGCTGGTCGTGCGTTTCCTGCCGCCCGTCACGATCAGCCGCGAGCAGATCGACACGGTGGTCGCCGCGTTCGAACGCGTGCTGAACAGCGTGAATCCCCGCGCCGAACGGCAGGCGGAACTCGCCGCCGCGCAGAAGGAAGAGAAGCAGACCGAATAG
- the ilvB gene encoding biosynthetic-type acetolactate synthase large subunit has protein sequence MADNGKQHAPHRGDMTGAKALWATLANHGISTVFGYPGGAIMPVYDALTFYPEVRHVLTRHEQGAAHAAEGWAKATGEIGVCMATSGPGATNLVTGLADAMLDSVPLLAITGNVASHLMGTDAFQEADITGITLPITKHNYVVRDVEELPRIVAEAIRIARSGRPGPVLVDIPKDIQLAAFHSEIPAPHARPEAPAPSPESIERALELLRGARKPVIMAGGGSLDASAEITALARAWDIPVITTLMGLGAFPSSDPLWLGMPGMHGSVAANRAISEADVLLGIGLRFDDRVTGRVNGFAPNAAIIHVELDAAEIGKIIRTHVPVRGDAKQAALLLTQGAEPTARPEWQAQIEEWKGRTVTPETYGAGYAVKAVVDRLRPDDILSSDVGQHQMLAAQLARFEKPRRWINSGGLGTMGFGLPAAIGAGMAEPGVRSVVIAGDGGFQMTAQELATLKMYDVRNVKICIINNSFLGMVRQWQELFHEKRYSEVWLGDSNPDFIKLADAYDVPGYRATTAEELPAAIDAWLSDPKSALLEVVVPHEHGVFPMVPAGAALFEMIETEPAKSPDLSAQMQDAAEEASEA, from the coding sequence ATGGCAGACAACGGCAAACAGCACGCCCCGCATCGGGGCGACATGACCGGCGCGAAGGCCCTGTGGGCGACCCTCGCGAACCACGGAATCAGCACCGTGTTCGGGTACCCCGGCGGGGCGATCATGCCCGTGTACGACGCCCTGACCTTCTACCCCGAGGTCCGGCACGTCCTGACCCGCCACGAGCAGGGCGCCGCGCACGCCGCCGAAGGATGGGCCAAGGCGACCGGCGAGATCGGCGTGTGCATGGCCACCAGTGGCCCCGGCGCCACGAACCTCGTGACCGGCCTGGCCGACGCGATGCTCGACAGCGTGCCGCTGCTGGCGATCACCGGGAACGTCGCGTCGCACCTGATGGGCACCGACGCCTTCCAGGAGGCTGACATCACCGGCATCACGCTGCCCATCACGAAACACAACTACGTGGTGCGGGACGTGGAGGAACTGCCCCGCATCGTGGCCGAAGCGATCCGCATCGCCCGGTCGGGCCGCCCCGGCCCCGTGCTCGTGGATATCCCCAAGGACATCCAGCTGGCCGCCTTCCACAGCGAGATTCCCGCCCCGCATGCCCGCCCCGAGGCGCCGGCCCCTAGCCCCGAGAGCATCGAGCGTGCCCTGGAGCTGCTGCGCGGCGCGAGGAAGCCCGTGATCATGGCGGGCGGCGGCAGCCTGGACGCCAGCGCCGAGATCACCGCCCTGGCCCGCGCCTGGGACATCCCGGTCATCACGACCCTGATGGGCCTGGGCGCGTTTCCCAGCAGTGACCCGCTGTGGCTGGGCATGCCCGGCATGCACGGCAGCGTCGCCGCGAACCGCGCGATCAGCGAGGCGGACGTCCTGCTGGGCATCGGCCTGCGCTTCGACGACCGCGTCACGGGCCGCGTGAACGGTTTCGCGCCGAACGCCGCGATCATCCACGTGGAACTCGACGCGGCCGAGATCGGCAAGATCATCCGCACCCACGTGCCCGTGCGCGGCGACGCGAAACAGGCCGCCCTCCTCCTGACCCAGGGGGCCGAGCCCACCGCCCGCCCCGAATGGCAGGCGCAGATCGAGGAATGGAAGGGCCGCACCGTCACGCCCGAAACGTACGGCGCCGGGTACGCCGTGAAGGCCGTCGTGGACCGCCTGCGGCCCGACGACATCCTGTCCAGCGACGTGGGGCAGCACCAGATGCTCGCCGCGCAGCTCGCCCGCTTCGAGAAACCCCGCCGCTGGATCAACTCCGGCGGGCTGGGCACCATGGGCTTCGGCCTGCCCGCCGCGATCGGTGCGGGCATGGCGGAACCCGGCGTGCGCTCGGTCGTGATCGCTGGGGACGGCGGCTTCCAGATGACCGCGCAGGAACTCGCCACGCTGAAGATGTACGACGTCCGCAACGTCAAGATCTGCATCATCAACAACTCGTTCCTGGGCATGGTCCGCCAGTGGCAGGAACTCTTCCACGAGAAACGCTACTCGGAGGTCTGGCTGGGCGACAGCAACCCCGACTTCATCAAACTCGCCGACGCGTACGACGTGCCCGGCTACCGCGCCACCACCGCCGAGGAACTCCCCGCCGCAATCGACGCGTGGCTGAGCGACCCCAAGAGCGCCCTGCTGGAAGTCGTCGTGCCGCACGAACACGGCGTGTTCCCCATGGTCCCCGCCGGTGCCGCGCTGTTCGAGATGATCGAGACCGAACCCGCCAAGAGCCCCGACCTGTCCGCGCAGATGCAGGATGCCGCCGAGGAGGCCAGCGAAGCATGA